From the genome of Mycoplasma sp. 1578d:
AAAATTACATTACTGACATAATCAAGATTTTATTAAAGGAGTGAGATGAATTTTTTAACTAATGAAAAAGAACAAAAATGAAATAAGAAAATTCTAAAAACTCTTTTACTCGATCGTACAACAGGTAAAAATATTATCTGAGCAAGTAGTGATTATGAACATTTAGGTTCTTTATATTCTCCAAGCTCAACCATTGAATATAAATTAATTACTGGAGTTAATAAAAATTTAATTCAACCTAGAGTTCTTAAATCTCGGGAGAATCAGACCTTAAGAACTAGAACCAAAGCTGAAGTCTTTACCCCGAGTTGATTATGTAATAAAATGAATAATCTTGTTGATCATGCCTGATTTGGTTATAAGCATGTTTTTAATCTTGAAAAACCAAAAGGTTGAATAGCAATCAAGAGAAAAATTGTTTTTCCGGACAATAAAACTAAAACGTGAAAAACATATGTTGATGAAAATCGATTAGAAATCACTTGTGGCGAAGCTCCGTATTTAGTCAGTCGATACGATACAGTTTCTGGAGCATATATTCCTATAAATGAGCGAATTGGTCTTTTAGATCGCAAAATGCGAATTGTTAAAGAAAACACTAACAACGAAGCAGAATGATTAAAATGAGCTCAAAGAGCTTTTGAAAGCGTGTATGGATTTGAACTTCAAGGCGATAATTTACTCATAGCTCGGAAAAACTTATTAGCTAGCTATGTTGATTATATGCAAGATGCCCTTAAAAGAGAACCTAGTGATAAAGAATTGCTTAAAATTGCAAGAATTATATCGTGAAATTTGTGGCAAATGGACGGATTAACGTTTGCAGTTCCAAATTCACAAGAAATTAATTCAAGTACTTGATGTGTTATAAAAAACTGAAGAAGCAAAAAGAAAGTTATTTTTAAAAATTTAATTAAGGAGAGCTAAAAACAAATGAACAAAAGTAGGATTGAAAATTTAAAAGAATTAGATGGGATAATTCAAGGACGAATTGAACCATACATATATGCTTTTTCAACTAATACCATTCCAAATTATTTAAAAATCGGAGATACTTATCGTGGGGTTTTAACTCGATTAAATGAATGAAGATTTATTTATCCATGTCTTGAGAAAAAATACGAAAACAAAGCACTTGTTAACGATCATATTTACTTTAGAGACTTTTCAATTCATCAATTTTTAGAACAAGATTTAAATAAGCAACGTTTGCAAGAGAAAGAATTATCGAGTAAAATTCTTTACAGTAAAGAATTTTTTAAAGATACAATATCTCAGGAAATAGATAAAGCAATTGAAGATATTAAAGATAATTATAATAGGAATACTGGTAAATATAAATATTACAAAATTGATGACAAAGCATCTCAAGACTTCCAATATCAAAGAGGAGAGTCTTGAACATTAAGACCAAATCAACAATTAGCTGTTGATAAATTTGTACAAGCTTGACAAAACGGAAGAACCAATCTGCTAATGTATGCAGTGATGCGTTTTGGTAAATCGTTTACCGCACTTTGTTGTGCATTAGAAATGAAGGCTAATTTAGTTTTAGTTGTATCAGCCAAAGCAGATGTTAAGGAAGAATGAAAGAAAACAGTTGAAAGTGCTGGTAATTTTAAAGATTATCGTTTTTTAGATTCAGAGAATTTATCAAGAAATCCAAATGCAATTAAGGATACATTATCGAGTCAAAAAGTAGTTATATTTTTAACATTACAAGATCTTCAAGGTAACAAAACTAAGGCTAAGCACAAAGAATTATTAAATCAATTATTTGATTTATTAATTATTGACGAAACCCATTTTGGAGCACGAGCTCAATCATTTGGGCAAAAAATAGAAAACACATCTCATTCTAACTCTGAACAAAAATATATTAAAAACCTAAATGATGAAGTGATTGATCCTGAAATAGCTAAAGAACAAGTTAATAGTATAAAGGCAAAAATTAAACTTCATCTCTCGGGTACCCCTTATCAGATCTTAATGGGCAGTGAATTTGAAAAAGAAGATGTTATCTCATTTGTGCAATTTTACGATATTTTTAAAGAACAAGAACAATGAAATAAAGATAATTTATATAAGGATAATGTTAATGAATGAGATAATCCTTATTATGGTTTTCCACAAATGATTCGGTTTGCTTTTAACCCAAATGAATCTTCACGTAGAAAAATGGAAGAGCTAAAAAGCACAAAAATTAGCGTTTCTCTTTCTGATTTATTTGAACCACAGTCAATTATAAAAGACCGAAAAGAAATGTATAAAAAATTCACAAATCAAAACGAAGTACTTGATTTGCTACAGGTAATTGATGGTAGCAAAGAAGATGAAGATTTACTAGGATTTTTGGATTATGACAAAATTAAACAAGGTAATATGTGTAGACACATGGTTATGGTGCTACCATATTGTGCTTCTTGTGATGCAATGGAAGAGCTCATTAAATCAAATAAAAACATTTTTAAAAATTTAGGTGATTACGAGATCATAAACATTTCAGGTTTAAATGCAAGAAGAAAATATAGGAAACCAATTGATATCAAAAATAAAATTCGAAAATGTGAAAAAGAGAATAAAAAAACTTTAACACTTACAGTAAATCGAATGTTAACTGGTTCAACCGTGGAACAATGAGATTCTATGCTTTATTTGAAAGATAGTTCTTCACCACAAGAGTATGATCAGTCCATTTTTAGACTTCAAAATCAATATATTCGAATATTAAAAAATAAAGATGGCGACTTAATTAAAGAGAATCTTAAACCTCAAACATTACTTGTAGATTTTGATCCAAACAGAATGTTTAGAATGCAAGAGCAAAAATCATTAATTTATAATGCTAATATTGAGCAGAATGGTAATAGTAAATTAAGAGATAGAATAGCCAAAGAATTACGCATTTCTCCAATTATTGTGATGAATAAAAATAAAATTCATCAAGTAGAACCCAGTGATATTTTAAAAATAGCTAGTGAATATAATAATCAAAAAAGCATTTTAGATAAGGTCTTAGATATCCCGATTGATTTCTCAATACTTAATGATAAAGATGTAAGAATGGTAATCCAAAGTCAAGGAGAATTTAATTCCAAACAAGGACTAGAAATTACTCCATTTGAAGGAATACAAGACGAATTAAATATTGACGAATTAAATGATAATAATTATAATTCATCGAGCAAAGACGAACCTTCTTCTAAATCAAAAAATAAGTTAAAAAAAGATAAACTCAAAAAACTCGAAAAACAAATCAGGACTTATTATCAAAGATTATTATTTTTTGCTTTTTTAACTAAAGATAAGGTCCATTCATTAGATGATATTTTAAATGTAATAAACAAAAAAGAAAATAATAGAATTGCTGAAAATTTACAATTAGAAAAAGAAGAAATCAATAAAATGTCTAAATCAATGAAGAATCCATTTAAAAAAAGTATGTTAGATTATAAAATCCAAAATACTTCAATGCTTGCTCATGACGAAGAACTTACACCCCTTGAAAGAACCCTTAGAGCTATAAAAAACTTTAATAGAATGTCAGAATATGAAATTATAACACCTTCAAAAATTTGTGATGATATGGTTAATTCATTACCTAAAAAAGAAATTAAACAAATAGTTAGAAATAAAGAAAAGTTCCTAGATATTGCAAGTAAATCAGGAGAATATGCATTAGCTTTATATAAAAGGTTAACAAACGAATTAGAATATCATCATGATGAAATAAAAGATCTTATTTATTCAATTCCTACATCTTCTGTAGCGTATGAATTTACTAGAAAATTTTATGAAATTTTAGATCTTAATTTAGAAAATATTTCAAGTCACTTCAATTCAATCAATTTAATTGAAGAAAACCATTTAAAAGAAAAAGATACGACGATAGCTGATACAAATTTAGATTTTAAAAAAATAAATAATTTATTAACACAAGATAAAAAATTTAGCGAAATAACAATGAAAGATGAAATAAAACCAGGAGATAATATGATTAAATTTGGTGCAGTAGTAGGAAATCCACCATATCAAAAAAACTTAATTAAAAATAATGATAATCTTTCATTAGAAGATGAAAGTCAAATTAAAAAAAATACTTCACTTTCCAAACAATTGTTTCCATATTTTGTTATGATTGGCATGCAATTATCAAATAATTACACTTCAATGATTATTCCTGCAAGATGATTTGCTGGAAAAGGTCAAGATGGATCATTTGTAAAATTTCGCAAATTTATTAAAAACAAAAATAATATATTCCAGTTACATTTATTTGAAGATTCGCAAGTTATTTTTGAAGATGTAAAACTCGCTGGTGGTGTATGTTATTTCCTTTCTGACAGGAAAAATAATGAAAAATTAGATTTTATAAAGCATAATTCTAACGAGAAAGAAACAAAACAAGAAAGGGAACTATTTTTTGGAGATTTAGAATTTATTTTAAGAGATAAACGTGATTATTTTATTCTTGCTAAAATTTTGAAAAATAATTTCGCTTCTTTAAACCAGATCACACAACCTAGAAATGCATTTGGTATAAGCGGTAAAAATGAATATGTTAAAAAAATATCAAAAGAACAAGCTTTTAAAAATGGATACGAATTAATGTGTAGAGAAAATAAAATAAGATATATTAGTCGAGATAAAGTGCTTAAAAATAAAGAATTATTTGATAATTACAAAATTTTTATTTCTAAAACAGCAAAATTTAATCCTTTAGATAAAAAAATTCTCAAAGAACCTCTTGTCGCTAATCGAAAAACCGCTTGCACAGATTCTTTCATTCCTATTGGTAATTTTAAAAGTCTTAAAGAAGCTAAAAGTTTAGAAAAATATATCAAAACTAGATTTTTTAGATTTTTTGTTTCGCTTTTAAAAATTTCACAAAATACTTGTCAAAATGTTTATGAATTTGTGCCAATGCAAAATTTTACTAGTCGCTCAGACATAGACTGAGCGCAGTCGATAGGCGCAGTCGATGAACAATTATTTAATAAATATAATTTATCTACTAGCGAAAAAGAATACATCAAAACTTCAATCGAAGAGATGAATTAAGTATAATCAAATAATTTTCATGAATCATTCCTTCATAATCTCAAGAATAATTTCAAGGACATTTTTTATATAAAAACCTGATTAATCACTCAAAAATTACACCACATACTAAAAAATCAATTTTATTAAATATAAATTTCATATTTTCTAAATATGCACATTTTAACAAGCTAAACAAATTTTTTAGCTTGTTTTATTTAAATTAAAATACATTAATTTATAATAATTAAAAGTACATTTTTGTTCAAAAGGAAGGGATTATGGAAGTTAAAAAAAACAGACATTCAATTATTTTAATTAATGGAAAAAGAAGAAGTGGTAAAGGTCTTTTATCCAAAGCCATAGCAACACTTGCTGAAGAAAAGGACTATAAAGGGAATGTGTACATTCTTTCTTTTGCTCAGGCAATTAAAAAAATTACTGAATCAATTTTAGTTGAATTAAAATGAGATGGTGAAAACAAAGAAATTGTGCGTCCGCTTTGAATTGCTATGGGTGAAGTAGGTCGTAATATTGATAATAATATTTGATGCTCTCGGGTAATGGATAAAATTCGTGAAATCATTAAAGAAGTTAATAAACAAGGAAAAAATTCACTCTTTTTAATTGATGATTTACGCTTTCCTAATGAACTTGATTTTTTTAAAGGTTCATTAGCTGAATTGCAACAAATAGTTGGAGGTAATGCAAATGTTTCGGTCAATGCTATTCGGATTCAAAAATTCTTTGATGCGACAAAATTTGTACCTGGAGTGGACGATAATTCAACTGAAACTAGTTTTGATAAAATTGTTAATTTATGTTTTGACCATATTATTCCAGAAAATATTTTAATTGATCAACACTGAACTGCTAACTTTGAGAAAGTGAATATGTATGCTAAAATAATTTATGACAATTATTTAGCAAGATAATATGGTAAAACGAAAATACTACAACAATATTCATTATGTTATTGATGAAGAACAAAAAATTGTGGTTTTAAAACCAGAGTTTCATGCTGAATTATTAAGTTTTGATAAATTTAAAGGATTTAAGAAAATTGGTGGGAGCACCATTGGAGATGTGCTATTAACTGGTGGATTTAAATCACAATTTTCAGCCTTTTGTCATATCGCTCGCCTAAAACTTCCAGTTTTAGCAAAAAAATATGTTAATGCTGGGACTATTTTAGAACCTCGTGTCTTTGATGCATTTCGGAACGCATATCCAAATGAACAAATTTTAAATTATCAAGCACATGAATATAATTACAACTTTTTTGAAGGAAAAAACGATTATATTATCGGAGTTCCAGATGGTTTTTTGCCAAGCAAAAATTGTGTTTTGGAAATCAAAACCGCTGGAGAATCTAAAATTGATAAATGAAACAAAGAAGTAGAACCTTCATATCGCAAGCAAGCTCAACTTTATGCTTATTTAATGAACGCAGAGCGTTATAAAATCATTGCTTTATTTTTAAAAGAAGATCAAGGCGATTATCTTCACCCTGAGCTAGTTGATTTAAAAAAACGTAAAATTAAAGCTTATGATTTTGTGGTTAATTATGCTGAAGCTCAAGATGATATTGAAAAAGTTAAACAATGGTTTGTTCACCACACTCAAACCGGAGTCTCGCCACAATATAATTTATCAATTGATACTGATCAAATTGAATATTTAAAATGTTCTACCCCTCAAGAATGAGAGAATTTACTTAATCATTGAATCAAAATTGGCAAAGCCGATCCTGATTGTCAAGCATAAAACATTACTCAAGCAAGTATCTTTATACTTGTTTTTTATTAAATTTAGATTTTATTGTCTTAATTTAATATAATTAAAATTGATATATTATGACACCAAAACAATTATTATCTGTTTGATGAAGTAGTCAAGGTTTTTTTGCTGAAGCATTAGCCTCTTTTCTGTTAGTTTTTCTTGTTTTAATATTCATTTTTCTCACTAAAGCGTTTAAAATTAAACATCAAAAACTTTTTCTTTCAGCAACATTTACACTCGCTACATTTGTTATGTACATTCAAGTGTGATCAGCCTCTAAATATTCATTTAATAGCTCACCAACACCAATCGGGAATCCTATTTTTGTGTTTATGCAATCTGTGTTACAAGGTTTTAAATTTAGGGGTAGAACATATTCGTTTGATTATCAATACAAAGGAATTGCCTATTTAATTGCTGGAGAGTTTTTTGGTTTTATTTTAGCTTTAGGTGCTTTTTTGGTCTTATTTTGCCCAATGAAAAGGTATTTAAGTAAAATCAATACTAAAAATAAGGAAATAAAATCACTTACTTTGATTGATGTTTTTAAAAAAGAAGAACCCACAGTCTTAGGATATGCACTTAAAGAAGCAATTTTTATCATTATATTCTGTTTTGCTTTAGGGTATATTTTTTATATTCAAAATCCTCAATACGGACTCAGTAACTATGATGTTATTGTGGCTTTAAGTGTAGTGGTTTTTGTTCTTATTCTTGTTTCAAGTTATTTTGGCTTTTTTGCCTTTAATATTTTTATTGATTTATTTATTAGTGCCATTAACTTAATTTATGGAATTTTTGCAACCAAAACTAATATCCACGCAATCAAAAAACCCAACTTTTATCAAAATGATTACTCAATTTATTCTTTCCATATGCTAATTTCTAGTGCTTTAACAATTGTTATTCCATTCATTGTAAGCTTTATTAGTATTGGAATTTATCAATTAACTAAAGGAGACGGATTAAACTTTTAACCATGAAAAAATATTGGATTTTTAAAAAATTTATTTTACCCATCTCAGTTCTGAGCGGAGTTTCAAGTTCTTTAATTCTTGCTTCATGCAATAGCAATACATCGCAAGAACCAAAAATTAATTTAAGTAAAGAAATATCATCAAGCAACATGCTCGATGATATCCAAGCGAAATTCAATTTAACATCTTCATCTGAATTCTTTAAGTTTCCAGAAAACGTGGATGTAAGTAAAATTAAATTTGTAAACTTTGTTACATACAATTACATTGGACAATTTGTAAAATTTGATCAAAACCACTTAAGAAGCCTGCTTAAGAAGCAATTTCCTAAGCAAGAAAAATTTATCGATGGCTTAAAGTTTGAAATCAAATATCACAGTATTCGACAAAACATTGATAATAAAAATCAAACATTAATTCCGATTAATATTATCCACGAATTTAAAGATAAAAAACATTTATACGAATATCGAACTGTTGATTTTGTAGTTAATAATTTAGGTTCAGGAAATGAACCTAAATTGCAAAAACTCACTAATGAATTAAATATTTTAACTCAATTAGTTAATCAAAACAAACCAACAATTCAAGTTGCAAATGAGCAAGTAGTTCAACAAGTTTTACAAAATTATCGTTTAGATGAATTATCAAATGAGCAATTAAATAAATTGTTTAAACTTACACTAACAGAAGTTGTGAACAAAAAAATAAATGATCTTTGAGACAAAAATCATTATATGGCTAAAATCTTTGTCAATGGAATATCATTTGATTCAACTTTAAACAAAGCTTTTGTATCGATTAGAGTCTCGATCTCAGATAATAGTGCTGAAGTAACTAAAGTTTTGGAAAAACGTAAACCTCAAGATCCAAAACTCACTCGAGATGATTTTGTTACAGGACTTGGAAGCTTTTCAAATCTTAATATTGGAGATAATGTTAAAGTTGAATTAGATTATTCACAAACTGCTTTAAATTCATTTTTACTAAACGAACAACTTTCTTCATTAATTAAGATTAACATTAAAGACAATTCAGTCGCTACATACAACTTTAAAGAAATGAATCTTAGTGATTTTAGTGTTTATCTACCAGAACAATTTTCAGGTTTAATGCTCGAAAAAACTAAGGTAATTGATGCTAAAAATGCTGATTTTACTTTTAAACTAATTGATAGTAAAACTAAAAAAGAATATACATTTACTAAACACTTAGGATTAGGAAAATATGTAGATATCTTTAAACCAGATTTTGAAGAAGCTAATCCTAAAGCATATAACTTTGTTACTGGACCATTAACTAAAGAAAATCTTTCTAAAGTTAATCCGTCAATTTTTAGTGAATACGGAAACAAAATTCTTAGTGGTGGATATGATGACTTAAGAGGTTTTTACGCTTCTTCACCAAAATTCCCATACCAACTTCACCTTGGAGAAGATTATCTAGCTCCACGAAAAACCCCAATTATTGCTCCATATGATGGTGAAATTCTTGGAATAGTGTTCCATGATTACAAAGATAAAACCAAACACTTTGGCGAAGGAATTGGGACCACATTATTAATGAGAATTAAAACTGCTGATTTAGATATTTCTCCAAGAGAAAGAGAAATGCATTTTAAAGATGCTCAGTATGTGTATATGGGAATTATTCATCTTGATCAAGAATTAACCTTTAAAAATCAAGAATTAGGAATTAGTTCGCAACAAATTAATCAAATCAGCAAAATTAAAAAACTTGTAAACAATAAAGTGGTTGAACAGTCAGATGAAACTGTTGATACTTACGCAACTGTGCTTGATCCAAACACCAATAAACAAGTTGCAATTACTCCTAAAAATCCACTTAAAGTTAAAAAAGGACAAGTAATTGCTTATATTGGTGATCCAAGCGAAAATGGTGGATGAATGACTCATGCTCACATTTCAATAGTGGTTTCAGGAACTAAGAATTGAAATGAAAATGGATTTTGATCAGCTAAAAAAGATTATTACGAAAATAGATTAAAAAGTTATGATCCACAAAATCCAGATTTAAGCAAACATAGTTGAGCTGGAATTAGAGTGCCCGGAGTATATTTTAGTCAACTTGATCAAAAACGTCAGGTCAATTCTGCTACTCCTAAAATCGATTCAAAAACAGGAGATCCAATTTTAAGTGTTGATAATAAGGGGATTGATAGTGGGTTTAAATATTCATTTGCTATCTTTCCAATTGAAAATCTTGAACTTAGAGATAGTTTAAGAAATCCGAATATTTTATTTAAAATTCGTACTAAAGAAACCTTTACTTTTGATATTAATACCTTATTTAACATTGAAAAATAATTTATACAAAGCATCTAAAAAGATGCTTTTTTATTCATTTTGAGAAATGATTAGTATTTTATTAATTTTTCTTTTTATATTGTTATTTTTGTATAATAAAATGTGATACAACTCAGAAATAATTATCAAATAATTGATTAAGTCATTTCTGGTTTTTAGAAGATCCAACTTCGCTGTTATTAGTTTCACGTTGATCATTTATTTATTAGCACTAAAGTCATTAGAATATGTTTCATGTTTTAGTGATAATAAATAATATAAATGAAAAATAAATTCATTTATTTAATAATATAATCACACCGTTGATTAGCTTTGGATAAAGCTATCTTTTAGGACAATAAACTAATAAAAACCATTAATGATCTTGATTAAGAAAAACAATAACAAAAAGTTTTTAAAGCTTTATTAGTGCGAACACGCACAATATAATATAGGAGCATAAATCAGATTCAAACTATGAAAAAATATAAAATATTTAAAAAATTCATTTTACCTACATCGGTAATTAGTGGAGTTTCTAGTGCACTAGCGTTGGCATCGTGCACTAGTACAAATAATTCTATTAAAATTACCTATAGCAATGAAATATCATCAAGTAACATGCTTGATGATATGCAAGCTAAATTAAATCTTGCATCTTCATCTGAATTCTTTTTATTCCCTAAAGATGTAAATGTAAGCAATATTAAATTTACCGATTTTACGAGAAACAATTACATTGGACAATATGTCGAATTTAATAAAGATAATTTAAAAAAACTACTCAAAAAAGAATTTCCAAACGAGCAAGCATTTATTGATAGTTTAAAATTTAAAATTAGATACCACGATATTCGTCAAAATGAGAATAATATTAATCAAACTATTATTCCAGTTGAATTAAGACATGATTTGAATAGTGATAAACATTTATATGAAATTAGAACTATTGATTTTGTGGTAAATAATTTAGGTTCAAAAACAGACCCTAAATTAGAAAAATTAACTGGTAAATTTAACGAATTTACACAGTTGTTAAAAGTAAATAAACCAACAGTTTCAATTAATAGTGATGACAAAATAGTTAAAAAAGTAATTGGAAATGATCGTTTAGATGAATTATCAAACGAACAATTAAACCAATTGTTCACTATTGAATTACCTCAAGTAATCACTCAAAAAATTAACGAACTATGAGAAAAAGATAATATTAACACTAATATCTTTGTAGATAATGTTTCATTTGATTCTAAATTAAATCAAGCAATAGTTTCATTAAGAGTTGCCCTTGCCGATCAAAATGACGAAGTTCAAGAGTTTCTTAAAAAACCGGAAAATAAGGAAAAAACATTCACAAAAGCTCAACTTTTACAAGAAGTTGGGAAACTTTCAAAATTAAATATTGGAACTAATGTTTCATTAAGTGTTAATTATTCAAATAGCACTCTTAATTCGTATTTACTTAATGAACAATTAGCTCAATTAGTTAAGATAAACATTAAAGAAGGAACTGTAGCTTCATATAATTTTAAAACAATGAAAATCAGTGACTTTACTTTTTATAAACCTGAACAATTTTCAAGTTTAACCCTTGAAAGTACAAAAGCACTTGATTCAAAAAATGCACAATTTACTTTTAAAGCCAAAGATGCAAAAAATGGGCAAGAATATACCTTTACTAAACACTTAGGATTAGGAAAATATGCAGATTTCTTTAAACAAGAATTAGCTGAAGAAAATCAAAAAGCATATAATTTTATAACTGGACCACTCACTAGAGAAGATCTTACTAAAGTTAATGCGCAAATTTTTAGTCTTTATGGAAACAAAATTCTTAGTGGTGGATATGATGAATTAAGAGGATTTTATGCTTCTTCACCAAGATATCCATACCAACTTCACCTTGGAGAAGATTATTTAGCAAAGGAAAAAACACCAATATTAGCTCCATATGATGGAGAAATTTTAGGAATTGTTTACCATGATTATGTTGATCAAGCTAAAAATCTTGCTCAAGGAATTGGTACCACCTTGCTAATGAGGGTAAAAGTTGCTGATTTAAACCTTTCGCCAAGAGAAAAAGAAATGTATTTTAAAGATTCAGAGTACGCTTACATTGGAATGATTCACCTTGATCAAGAATTAACCTTTAAAAATCAAGAATTAGGAATTGGCTCAAAACAAAGAGAAACCACATCAGGAACAAACCGATCTGTTGATACATATGCAACTGTGCTTGATCCCAAAACTAATCAACAAGTAGCAATTACTCCAACTAATCCACTTAAAGTTACCAAAGGACAAATCATTGCTTACATTGGTAAAACTAGCGAAAATGGTGGATGAATGACACACGTGCATGTGACAGTAACAGCGTCAGGAACTAAAAACTGAAATGCAAACGGATTTTATTCACAAAGAAAAGATTACTACGAATCAAGAATTAAATCATATACTCCTGATGGTAAAAGCTTTAATTGAGCTGGAATTAGAGCTCAAGGTGTTTTAAGCAGTTCAACCGATTTTGCTCATCAAACTAATCCAAAATCTCCAGCGATTGACCCTAAAACCGGAAAAACTCTAACCCCAAAAGCTGACGGTAAAGGTAATTATGAATTTGCTGTTCTTCCGATTCAAGATAAAGAACTTAGAGACGGTTTAAGAGATCCAAACATTTTATTTAAAGTGCGTAGTAAAGAAACTTACGCTTTTGATATTAACGATTTATTTAAAATTAATCAATAATTTAATTTACAAGCATCTTTTTTAGATGCTTTTTTTGCTCAATGTATAAAACTGAAATTGTTTCCATTGTTAGCAACTAAGTCTGTATAACTACTTAGTAATAAGTTATTAGTATTTAGAACTTTTCAATTTGTTTTTAATTATTTTTTTCAATGATTATTTATTTATATTTTAAGTATTTTTGAATTTTCAATTGTGATTAAAAAATAATTGAATAAGCTTCAATTTAATTAAAACCACATGAGCAAAATGCCATAAACACCAACAAAGATCAATCAATTCAAATTGATAAAGAATCATCCAAAGGATTTAAATTTAGATTATGAAAAAATATAAAATATTTAAAAAATTTATTTTACCAATTTCAGTGTTAAGTGGGGTTTCGACTACTCTTGTTTTAGCTTCGTGCACTAGCACAGCTCCCAAAGAAACTCAACCAGTAGAAAAAACACCTAAATCGCCTGAAGCTAGTAAACCTGAACAACCTGCAAAAATAACTCAACCAAGCACTCAAGATTCTCAAGCAAACGAACAAAGTAAACAACCAAGCAAAGAAACATCATCAAACGAATCAACTAAAGAATCTACAGAAGAACCTGCAAAATCTCAAGAAAAGCCTGCATCAAATTTAGTTACCTTAATTCCAAGTACTCCAGTTAAAAATGATCAAACACAAGAAAACAAAGATCAAAATACAGATAAAAAAACCAAAAATTCAGAGGCTTCATCTTCTACAAAATCAGAAAATACTCAAACAGTACCTGTAGAATCACCAAGTGAAAAGATAACTTTAACTAATAAAATTTCATCAAGTAATATCCTTGATGAAATCCAAGAAAAATTAGATTTTACCCCTGGAGTATTCTTTGAATTT
Proteins encoded in this window:
- a CDS encoding Eco57I restriction-modification methylase domain-containing protein, encoding MNKSRIENLKELDGIIQGRIEPYIYAFSTNTIPNYLKIGDTYRGVLTRLNEWRFIYPCLEKKYENKALVNDHIYFRDFSIHQFLEQDLNKQRLQEKELSSKILYSKEFFKDTISQEIDKAIEDIKDNYNRNTGKYKYYKIDDKASQDFQYQRGESWTLRPNQQLAVDKFVQAWQNGRTNLLMYAVMRFGKSFTALCCALEMKANLVLVVSAKADVKEEWKKTVESAGNFKDYRFLDSENLSRNPNAIKDTLSSQKVVIFLTLQDLQGNKTKAKHKELLNQLFDLLIIDETHFGARAQSFGQKIENTSHSNSEQKYIKNLNDEVIDPEIAKEQVNSIKAKIKLHLSGTPYQILMGSEFEKEDVISFVQFYDIFKEQEQWNKDNLYKDNVNEWDNPYYGFPQMIRFAFNPNESSRRKMEELKSTKISVSLSDLFEPQSIIKDRKEMYKKFTNQNEVLDLLQVIDGSKEDEDLLGFLDYDKIKQGNMCRHMVMVLPYCASCDAMEELIKSNKNIFKNLGDYEIINISGLNARRKYRKPIDIKNKIRKCEKENKKTLTLTVNRMLTGSTVEQWDSMLYLKDSSSPQEYDQSIFRLQNQYIRILKNKDGDLIKENLKPQTLLVDFDPNRMFRMQEQKSLIYNANIEQNGNSKLRDRIAKELRISPIIVMNKNKIHQVEPSDILKIASEYNNQKSILDKVLDIPIDFSILNDKDVRMVIQSQGEFNSKQGLEITPFEGIQDELNIDELNDNNYNSSSKDEPSSKSKNKLKKDKLKKLEKQIRTYYQRLLFFAFLTKDKVHSLDDILNVINKKENNRIAENLQLEKEEINKMSKSMKNPFKKSMLDYKIQNTSMLAHDEELTPLERTLRAIKNFNRMSEYEIITPSKICDDMVNSLPKKEIKQIVRNKEKFLDIASKSGEYALALYKRLTNELEYHHDEIKDLIYSIPTSSVAYEFTRKFYEILDLNLENISSHFNSINLIEENHLKEKDTTIADTNLDFKKINNLLTQDKKFSEITMKDEIKPGDNMIKFGAVVGNPPYQKNLIKNNDNLSLEDESQIKKNTSLSKQLFPYFVMIGMQLSNNYTSMIIPARWFAGKGQDGSFVKFRKFIKNKNNIFQLHLFEDSQVIFEDVKLAGGVCYFLSDRKNNEKLDFIKHNSNEKETKQERELFFGDLEFILRDKRDYFILAKILKNNFASLNQITQPRNAFGISGKNEYVKKISKEQAFKNGYELMCRENKIRYISRDKVLKNKELFDNYKIFISKTAKFNPLDKKILKEPLVANRKTACTDSFIPIGNFKSLKEAKSLEKYIKTRFFRFFVSLLKISQNTCQNVYEFVPMQNFTSRSDIDWAQSIGAVDEQLFNKYNLSTSEKEYIKTSIEEMN
- a CDS encoding MAGa7180 family putative nuclease, with product MVKRKYYNNIHYVIDEEQKIVVLKPEFHAELLSFDKFKGFKKIGGSTIGDVLLTGGFKSQFSAFCHIARLKLPVLAKKYVNAGTILEPRVFDAFRNAYPNEQILNYQAHEYNYNFFEGKNDYIIGVPDGFLPSKNCVLEIKTAGESKIDKWNKEVEPSYRKQAQLYAYLMNAERYKIIALFLKEDQGDYLHPELVDLKKRKIKAYDFVVNYAEAQDDIEKVKQWFVHHTQTGVSPQYNLSIDTDQIEYLKCSTPQEWENLLNHWIKIGKADPDCQA
- a CDS encoding MAG4940 family membrane protein translates to MTPKQLLSVWWSSQGFFAEALASFLLVFLVLIFIFLTKAFKIKHQKLFLSATFTLATFVMYIQVWSASKYSFNSSPTPIGNPIFVFMQSVLQGFKFRGRTYSFDYQYKGIAYLIAGEFFGFILALGAFLVLFCPMKRYLSKINTKNKEIKSLTLIDVFKKEEPTVLGYALKEAIFIIIFCFALGYIFYIQNPQYGLSNYDVIVALSVVVFVLILVSSYFGFFAFNIFIDLFISAINLIYGIFATKTNIHAIKKPNFYQNDYSIYSFHMLISSALTIVIPFIVSFISIGIYQLTKGDGLNF